Proteins encoded in a region of the Streptomyces sp. NBC_00310 genome:
- the drmA gene encoding DISARM system helicase DrmA translates to MPSQPAAPQGVPHPFDDVPQTFLPGDSYDVRGGLVKYISRDLLGPWDGDTEELPPRSAGPRDRYLVGMLGPRPESSDTATQIARNAAQNADVEPGSDDGKEEEGPEERLTPQASGRIWASSMGLSFVVPASIGTLSVTASWGRYSLTSGLTDDGRTAQVWGREPVRHPCDIDVTRTGDQSRILEGDESAGVFLDVQVRERATREGGEDLRVVEVALVNRLREGESERRDAQWLFQAGLTVTAFPDDRAAVFLPIDDPLDPASGGSSEDVEERRLRLLYRDSLRHAVGRNVAVKVDVRKGERRAHRLATTWLPEYDVPGTSAPNAAEQPLLEGLELGMDELAALAVPARRKELAAALAPLSDGYSAWLDEQRQKAQGLPEDLRIAAETAIDQAVDVCHRIAFGIDALCADKDALEAFRFANRAMALQRRNTAIAALRAGQEGVSYQEAYETVRDEGKKAASWRPFQIAFVLLNVASLSRPGHPHRGTGREALVDLLFFPTGGGKTEAYLGLAAFTFALRRLQGTLGRGLEARDGGDGVGVLMRYTLRLLTAQQFQRAAALVSACEVLRREEFKQDARWGETPFRIGLWVGNSVSPNWFSEAQEQIAGAKESSSDKHARVIQVLSCPWCGEGLTAHSNMDYDADRRRVLLYCPRGEGETRCPFSRRSAPGEGIPVITVDEEIYRLAPAMVIATVDKLAQLPWNGYAGLLFGRVTEWCPRHGYRHDDLDERTGCGSRHNKKGLLPAVTARPVTRLRPPDLIIQDELHLISGALGTTVGLFEAAVDQLCSWAYTDAEGRRQEVGPKIVASTATTKRAAEQVRGVFGRQVAVFPPQVLDISDTFFSRQTEVSRTSPGRRYLGVCAHGTRLKAAEIRVAEILLLGAQQQFDDYGLPADPYMTLVGYFNATRELAGMRRYMDDDIATRVRINGSRKGHDTIANRIVTKSGMLTIQELTSRISSSDIGATLKRLESSFDPERDTSKRRRALFAEYAAARRDKRDPRVLLTPLQKQAADVVLATSMLQVGVDVSRFGLMLVVGQPKNTAEYIQASSRVGRDARRPGLVVTLYNWSRPRDLAHFEDFAHYHATFYRQVEALSVTPFTRRALDRGTAPAYIAALRHAAYEHSRNTDAHDVDLNGTIAAQVEQRFLERADRVGGERARRYLSERITALKDSWAEQRESGGVLGYRKEKRKDILVTPLLHRADGSRWDELTVPMSMRETENELNLLLPGGGNFVDQGTHSGPDWRFAPADDDTDVAAAPVDADEYGDAAGGAAGKGRR, encoded by the coding sequence AGCGACACCGCCACCCAGATCGCGCGAAACGCCGCCCAGAACGCCGATGTCGAACCGGGCAGCGACGACGGCAAGGAGGAGGAGGGACCCGAGGAGCGCCTCACACCACAGGCCTCGGGGCGGATCTGGGCCTCCTCGATGGGGCTGTCGTTCGTGGTGCCCGCGTCGATCGGCACCCTCAGCGTGACGGCGAGCTGGGGGCGCTACTCCCTCACCAGCGGCCTCACGGACGACGGGCGTACGGCCCAGGTCTGGGGGCGCGAGCCCGTGCGGCACCCGTGCGACATCGACGTGACCCGGACCGGCGACCAGAGCCGGATACTGGAGGGCGACGAGTCCGCGGGCGTCTTTCTGGACGTGCAAGTGCGCGAGCGGGCCACGCGTGAGGGCGGGGAGGACCTTCGGGTCGTGGAGGTCGCGCTCGTCAACCGGCTGCGGGAGGGCGAGTCGGAGCGGCGGGACGCCCAGTGGCTGTTCCAGGCCGGGCTCACCGTCACCGCCTTCCCCGACGACCGGGCCGCCGTGTTCCTGCCCATCGACGACCCGCTGGACCCCGCTTCCGGGGGGAGTTCCGAGGACGTGGAGGAGCGGCGGCTGCGGCTGCTGTACCGGGACAGCCTGCGGCACGCCGTCGGCCGCAATGTGGCGGTGAAGGTGGACGTGCGCAAGGGCGAGCGGCGGGCCCACCGGCTGGCCACCACCTGGCTGCCGGAGTACGACGTACCGGGCACGTCCGCGCCCAACGCCGCCGAGCAGCCGCTTCTCGAAGGGCTCGAACTGGGCATGGACGAGTTGGCGGCCCTGGCCGTGCCCGCGCGCCGCAAGGAGCTGGCCGCCGCGCTGGCCCCACTTTCGGACGGCTATAGCGCCTGGCTGGACGAGCAGCGCCAGAAGGCGCAGGGGCTGCCCGAGGATCTCCGGATCGCCGCCGAGACCGCCATCGACCAGGCCGTGGACGTCTGCCACCGCATCGCGTTCGGCATCGACGCGCTCTGCGCGGACAAGGACGCGCTCGAAGCGTTCCGGTTCGCCAACCGGGCGATGGCGCTCCAGCGGCGGAACACCGCCATCGCTGCGCTGCGGGCCGGCCAGGAGGGCGTCTCGTACCAGGAGGCCTACGAGACGGTGCGTGACGAGGGTAAGAAGGCGGCGAGCTGGCGGCCGTTCCAGATCGCCTTCGTCCTGCTGAACGTGGCCTCGCTGTCCCGGCCCGGCCATCCGCACCGTGGGACCGGACGTGAGGCCCTCGTCGATCTGCTGTTCTTCCCGACCGGTGGTGGCAAGACCGAGGCGTATCTGGGCCTGGCTGCGTTCACCTTCGCGCTGCGGCGGTTGCAGGGCACCCTGGGCCGTGGGCTGGAGGCACGGGACGGCGGTGACGGCGTCGGTGTGCTCATGCGGTACACACTGCGGCTGCTGACGGCACAGCAGTTCCAGCGGGCGGCCGCTCTGGTCAGCGCGTGCGAGGTTCTCCGGCGCGAGGAGTTCAAGCAGGATGCGCGGTGGGGCGAGACACCGTTCCGGATCGGCCTGTGGGTCGGGAACTCCGTCTCGCCGAACTGGTTCTCCGAGGCGCAGGAGCAGATCGCCGGCGCCAAGGAAAGTTCGAGCGACAAGCACGCGCGGGTCATTCAGGTGCTGAGCTGCCCGTGGTGCGGGGAGGGCCTGACCGCCCACTCGAACATGGACTACGACGCTGACCGGCGCCGTGTGCTGCTGTACTGCCCCCGCGGCGAGGGCGAGACGCGCTGCCCCTTCTCGCGCCGCTCGGCGCCCGGCGAGGGCATTCCCGTGATCACTGTGGACGAGGAGATCTACCGACTCGCCCCGGCGATGGTGATCGCCACCGTCGACAAGCTCGCCCAGCTGCCGTGGAACGGGTACGCGGGGCTGCTGTTCGGGCGGGTCACCGAGTGGTGCCCGCGGCACGGCTACCGTCACGACGACCTCGACGAGCGCACCGGCTGCGGCAGCCGGCACAACAAGAAGGGGCTGCTGCCCGCGGTGACCGCGCGGCCCGTGACCCGGCTGCGACCGCCGGACCTGATCATCCAGGACGAGCTGCACCTGATCTCCGGTGCACTGGGCACCACCGTCGGTCTCTTCGAGGCCGCCGTCGACCAGTTGTGCAGCTGGGCGTACACGGACGCGGAAGGGCGCCGCCAAGAAGTGGGGCCGAAGATCGTCGCGTCGACGGCTACCACCAAGCGGGCGGCGGAGCAGGTGCGCGGGGTCTTCGGACGGCAGGTCGCGGTGTTCCCCCCGCAGGTCCTGGACATCTCCGACACGTTCTTCTCACGCCAGACCGAGGTGAGCCGTACCTCCCCCGGCCGCCGCTACCTCGGCGTCTGCGCCCACGGCACGCGGTTGAAGGCCGCCGAGATCCGGGTCGCCGAGATCCTGCTGCTCGGCGCGCAGCAGCAGTTCGACGACTACGGCCTGCCCGCGGATCCGTACATGACGCTCGTCGGCTACTTCAACGCCACCCGTGAACTCGCCGGTATGCGCCGCTACATGGACGACGACATCGCCACCCGCGTCCGGATCAACGGCAGCCGCAAGGGACACGACACGATCGCGAACCGCATCGTCACCAAGTCGGGGATGCTCACCATCCAGGAGCTGACCTCGCGAATCTCCTCCTCCGACATCGGTGCCACGCTCAAGCGTCTGGAGAGTTCCTTCGACCCGGAGCGGGACACGTCCAAGCGGCGCAGGGCACTGTTCGCGGAGTACGCGGCGGCCCGGCGCGACAAGCGCGATCCGCGGGTGCTGCTGACGCCACTGCAGAAGCAGGCCGCGGACGTCGTCCTCGCCACCTCCATGCTCCAGGTCGGCGTGGACGTCTCCCGGTTCGGTCTGATGCTGGTCGTCGGACAGCCCAAGAACACCGCCGAATACATCCAGGCGTCCTCACGCGTGGGCCGTGACGCGCGCCGCCCCGGCCTGGTCGTCACCCTCTACAACTGGTCCCGCCCCCGGGATCTGGCGCACTTCGAGGACTTCGCGCACTACCACGCCACCTTCTACCGACAGGTCGAGGCGCTGTCCGTGACGCCGTTCACCCGCCGCGCCCTCGACCGGGGCACCGCACCCGCGTACATCGCCGCGCTGCGGCACGCCGCGTACGAGCACTCCCGCAACACCGACGCCCACGACGTCGACCTCAACGGCACCATCGCCGCGCAGGTGGAGCAGCGGTTCCTGGAGCGGGCGGACCGGGTCGGGGGCGAGCGCGCGCGGCGCTACCTGTCCGAGCGCATCACCGCGCTGAAGGACTCCTGGGCCGAGCAGCGCGAGAGCGGCGGCGTACTCGGCTACCGCAAGGAGAAGAGGAAGGACATCCTGGTCACGCCCCTCCTGCACCGGGCCGACGGCTCTCGCTGGGACGAACTCACCGTACCCATGTCGATGCGGGAGACCGAGAACGAGCTCAACCTGCTGCTGCCAGGCGGCGGGAACTTCGTGGACCAGGGCACCCACAGCGGGCCCGACTGGCGGTTCGCCCCCGCCGACGACGACACGGACGTGGCGGCCGCACCGGTCGACGCCGACGAATACGGGGATGCCGCAGGCGGCGCGGCCGGAAAGGGACGACGATGA
- a CDS encoding DUF1998 domain-containing protein: protein MSTGHFRRVGAARPSHLMYTAGVGALIDLPNFSVLVKGLEAWSHTGLTDYVIDEPRLRTAVNRSLQLYGASQITELRSAPWMEGADNSPKDWAAQGVGVPVTPFPQWLRCTACNLLAPIDAQAFTFVNNNPRTPHEAKFVHDCKPGKPLAVAARFTLVCTNGHLDEFPYAPFVHHGSPCTKMPRPLLRMKDHGGNQAANVTLECVACGEQRNIRDAMGERGRRNLPACRGRHPHLGTYQPDCDEDATLMVAGASNQWFPMTLSALALPPSKNANLADLVEERWAELQNVTSRAAYDLLAKMPPYAYLKDYDAVPLIAAVEAHQARLDGKTGSTAGAVVPADLLSPEWEMLSSSPLPDATDDFAMESVTVPDALTGLFADVRQVQRLREARALIGFTRLDAPDPEAPEIATPVRLSRTSQSWVPASEVRGEGIFLRVREDLMAEWEERMQKSPAMQAHREAFARFRTNRKSDRLRGEFDPMRGWPGERYIVLHSLSHLLIRTISLECGYSSASLGERIYAGDAEHSRTGILIYTAVPDSEGTLGGLVSLAEEPHFERIVRRALRDAARCSSDPLCAERLPRDPADYLHGAACHVCLFVSETTCERGNRFLDRRFLVPLGDESDQVLTPVGLRP from the coding sequence ATGAGCACGGGCCACTTCAGGCGGGTCGGCGCGGCACGCCCCAGCCATCTGATGTACACGGCCGGCGTCGGTGCCCTGATCGACCTGCCGAACTTCTCGGTCCTCGTCAAGGGTCTCGAAGCCTGGAGCCACACCGGCCTGACCGACTACGTCATCGACGAGCCCCGGCTGCGTACGGCCGTCAACCGCTCCCTCCAGCTCTACGGCGCGTCCCAGATCACCGAGCTGCGGTCCGCGCCGTGGATGGAGGGCGCGGACAACTCGCCCAAGGACTGGGCCGCGCAAGGTGTGGGCGTACCCGTGACGCCGTTCCCGCAGTGGCTGCGGTGCACGGCCTGCAATCTCCTCGCCCCCATCGACGCCCAGGCGTTCACCTTCGTCAACAACAATCCGCGCACCCCGCACGAGGCCAAGTTCGTCCACGACTGCAAGCCCGGCAAGCCCCTCGCCGTCGCGGCCCGCTTCACCCTCGTGTGCACCAACGGTCACCTCGACGAGTTCCCGTACGCGCCCTTCGTCCACCACGGCAGCCCGTGCACGAAGATGCCCAGGCCGCTGCTGCGCATGAAGGACCACGGCGGGAACCAGGCCGCCAACGTCACCCTGGAGTGCGTCGCCTGCGGTGAGCAGCGCAACATCCGTGACGCGATGGGCGAGCGGGGCCGACGCAACCTCCCCGCATGCCGCGGACGGCATCCGCACCTCGGCACGTACCAGCCCGACTGCGATGAGGACGCCACCCTCATGGTCGCCGGCGCGTCCAACCAGTGGTTCCCCATGACCCTCAGTGCCCTCGCGCTGCCGCCGAGCAAGAACGCGAACCTGGCGGACCTCGTCGAGGAACGCTGGGCCGAGCTGCAGAACGTCACCTCACGGGCGGCCTACGACCTGCTGGCGAAGATGCCTCCGTACGCCTACCTCAAGGACTATGACGCGGTGCCGCTCATCGCCGCCGTCGAAGCCCACCAGGCGCGCCTCGACGGAAAGACCGGCTCGACGGCCGGCGCGGTGGTTCCGGCTGATCTCCTCAGCCCCGAGTGGGAGATGCTCTCCTCCTCCCCCCTGCCCGATGCCACGGACGACTTCGCCATGGAGTCCGTGACCGTGCCCGACGCCCTCACCGGACTGTTCGCAGACGTACGCCAGGTGCAGCGGCTACGCGAGGCCCGCGCGCTGATCGGCTTCACCCGGCTCGACGCGCCGGACCCCGAGGCACCCGAGATCGCTACGCCCGTACGCCTTTCCCGGACTTCGCAGTCGTGGGTGCCGGCGAGCGAGGTGCGGGGTGAGGGCATCTTCCTCCGGGTACGGGAGGACCTCATGGCCGAGTGGGAGGAGCGGATGCAGAAGTCCCCCGCCATGCAGGCACACCGCGAGGCCTTCGCACGGTTCCGCACCAACCGGAAATCGGACCGGCTGCGGGGCGAGTTCGACCCCATGCGGGGCTGGCCCGGTGAGCGCTACATCGTCCTCCACTCGCTCTCCCACCTGCTGATCCGCACCATCTCCCTTGAGTGTGGCTACAGTTCGGCCAGCCTCGGTGAGCGGATCTACGCGGGAGACGCCGAGCATTCACGTACGGGCATCCTCATCTACACAGCCGTACCCGATTCGGAGGGCACCCTGGGTGGCCTCGTCTCGCTGGCCGAGGAGCCGCACTTCGAGCGCATCGTGCGCCGGGCCCTTCGGGACGCGGCACGCTGTTCCTCGGACCCACTGTGTGCCGAGCGGCTGCCACGGGACCCCGCCGACTATCTGCACGGTGCCGCCTGCCACGTCTGTCTCTTCGTCTCCGAGACGACCTGCGAACGCGGCAACCGCTTCCTCGACCGCCGCTTCCTCGTGCCGCTCGGTGACGAGAGCGACCAGGTCCTGACACCGGTGGGTCTGCGACCGTGA
- the drmC gene encoding DISARM system phospholipase D-like protein DrmC encodes MSRAEFEAAAEGVVSVLGSARSKDLTGLLARGRGLEHALVAIQDPRASDAIRALYASLRHHHIPTAEAAAYLRGFIAGRARQQVDIDVSTVWSGPATPGVPVRPTARVLTEVVDGAERELLAMTYAARPYEPLSAALRAAVARGVEVHLVVETKAGAAGLLSGPEPADAFAAVPGIRLWHWAPERRENQRARQHAKLAVADRRVLLLGSANLTESAVRRNLEAGVLVTGGAAPQRAAEHIRELQRRGVLRPLPD; translated from the coding sequence GTGAGCCGCGCGGAGTTCGAGGCCGCGGCGGAGGGAGTCGTCTCGGTCCTCGGCTCCGCCCGCTCCAAGGACCTGACAGGATTGCTGGCGCGTGGGCGGGGCCTGGAGCATGCGCTCGTGGCGATCCAGGATCCGCGCGCGAGCGACGCCATACGAGCTCTGTACGCGTCGCTCCGGCATCACCACATCCCCACGGCCGAAGCCGCCGCCTACCTGCGCGGATTCATCGCCGGCCGGGCCCGGCAACAGGTCGACATCGATGTGAGCACCGTGTGGAGCGGACCTGCCACACCGGGAGTGCCTGTCCGCCCCACCGCGCGGGTGCTCACCGAGGTCGTCGACGGGGCGGAACGGGAACTGCTGGCCATGACCTACGCCGCCCGCCCGTATGAGCCGCTCTCCGCAGCTCTGCGGGCGGCCGTCGCCCGCGGCGTGGAGGTGCACCTCGTGGTCGAGACCAAGGCCGGGGCCGCCGGACTGCTCTCCGGGCCCGAACCGGCCGACGCGTTCGCCGCCGTGCCCGGAATACGGCTATGGCACTGGGCACCGGAACGCCGCGAGAACCAGCGCGCCCGTCAACACGCCAAGCTGGCCGTCGCCGACCGCCGGGTGTTGCTGCTGGGCAGCGCGAACCTCACGGAGTCGGCCGTCCGCAGAAACCTGGAGGCCGGTGTGCTGGTCACCGGCGGCGCCGCCCCACAGCGGGCCGCCGAACACATACGGGAACTGCAACGACGGGGCGTGCTGAGGCCCCTTCCGGACTGA
- a CDS encoding GmrSD restriction endonuclease domain-containing protein, whose translation MHAREITFSKLVQGEMQFQVPLYQRTYSWQREQLQQLWDDVQELVEDQLEGRPPAAHFLGSVVLAPERVAAGGMQRWLVVDGQQRLTTLMLAFTALRDRHRERGAAKKADRIHDLLLVNGYQDGDDHYRLLPTQADREAFIACVESLPKAGGPGNVGASYRFFLGALTEGQVNGGEEWIDAVEKVLGDLLSIVAITAAEGDNVYRIFESINNTGVGLSQSDLLRNYLFMCLPTRGESVYRNVWLPMQELLGPVNLELLVWLDLVVAGNSRAKQSDIYRDQKKRLEPLSDDEAALQTEIASLAERAGRLMRILEPTREPDPELRDVLERLSRWGGQTHYPLALHLLDLVDSGRATAREAAEALAYAESYMVRRLLAGLSTTGSNRVFMELPKELDKEGSVAEAVRRFLSKNKTGARMWPGDDSIREAIRNRPFYKAGRATQRFQVLRRLEESYNASEPVDYAKAQLTVEHVLPQSPAQQWFDLLAEEAEDGESPEELHALLVHTLGNLTLSGDNARLSNHPFRRKQEILDFSALRMNQSIAAEERWGRAQILARADELAERAVRLWPGPVEGTVHADDEWAGWKELREALLAMPAGTWTTYGDIAALIGTHAVAVGNYLASKSGVHGAYRVLTADGRVSAGFRWTDDQHSGDPRDLLEAEGIPFDGAGRAGRSHRLTTGDLGILLGKDASESLESAPAQEPDDEQRTAATRFEAQLRENQTAQTVDGVLSALRFWEQQGGYRAYGRASETSCFPMVEAGTAHASRTLWPIALYPVTGTVEVVFQHLKRRPPFDDEPMRWALLTKLNAIDGIELAEAKLDLRPSFPLEVFAAHSEELCTVLEWFVHAVALAEARRPMEDTPVVP comes from the coding sequence GTGCACGCTCGGGAGATCACGTTCAGCAAGCTGGTCCAGGGCGAGATGCAGTTTCAGGTCCCCCTCTACCAGCGCACCTACAGCTGGCAACGGGAGCAGCTCCAGCAGTTGTGGGACGACGTGCAGGAGTTGGTCGAGGACCAGTTGGAAGGCAGGCCGCCCGCTGCCCACTTCCTGGGCTCAGTGGTCCTGGCCCCGGAGCGGGTCGCCGCAGGCGGAATGCAGCGCTGGCTGGTCGTCGATGGGCAGCAACGGCTCACCACTCTCATGCTCGCCTTCACCGCGCTCAGGGACCGCCACCGGGAGCGTGGGGCAGCCAAGAAGGCCGACCGCATCCACGATCTGCTGCTGGTCAACGGGTACCAGGACGGCGACGACCATTACCGGCTCCTGCCGACCCAGGCTGATCGCGAGGCGTTCATCGCGTGTGTCGAGTCCCTGCCGAAGGCGGGCGGCCCGGGAAACGTCGGCGCCTCCTACCGGTTCTTCCTCGGAGCCCTCACCGAAGGGCAGGTAAACGGGGGCGAGGAGTGGATTGACGCCGTGGAGAAGGTCCTCGGCGACCTGTTGTCGATCGTCGCGATCACCGCCGCCGAGGGCGACAACGTCTACCGGATCTTCGAGTCCATCAACAACACGGGCGTCGGCCTGAGCCAGAGCGACCTGCTGCGCAACTACCTCTTCATGTGCCTGCCCACCCGCGGCGAGTCCGTCTACCGCAATGTGTGGCTGCCCATGCAGGAACTGCTCGGGCCCGTCAATCTCGAACTTCTGGTCTGGCTCGACCTGGTAGTGGCCGGCAACAGCCGCGCCAAGCAGAGCGACATCTACCGCGACCAGAAGAAGCGATTGGAGCCGCTGTCGGACGACGAAGCGGCCCTCCAGACCGAGATCGCCTCGCTCGCCGAGAGGGCGGGGCGGCTCATGCGAATCCTGGAGCCCACGCGGGAGCCCGACCCGGAGCTGCGCGACGTGCTGGAGAGGCTGTCCCGATGGGGCGGCCAGACTCACTACCCGCTGGCTCTGCACCTGCTCGACCTGGTGGACAGCGGTCGGGCGACAGCCCGCGAGGCGGCCGAGGCGCTGGCGTACGCCGAGAGCTACATGGTGCGACGTCTGCTCGCGGGCCTGTCGACCACAGGCAGCAACCGGGTCTTCATGGAGCTTCCCAAGGAGTTGGACAAGGAGGGTTCAGTCGCAGAAGCCGTGCGCCGTTTCCTGTCGAAGAACAAGACCGGAGCGCGCATGTGGCCCGGCGACGACTCGATTCGTGAGGCGATCCGAAATCGCCCCTTCTACAAGGCGGGCCGTGCCACTCAGCGTTTCCAGGTGCTGCGACGACTTGAGGAGAGCTACAACGCGAGCGAGCCGGTCGACTATGCCAAGGCCCAGCTCACGGTGGAACATGTGTTGCCGCAGAGTCCTGCCCAGCAGTGGTTCGACCTGCTTGCCGAGGAGGCCGAGGACGGCGAGAGCCCGGAGGAGCTGCATGCTCTCCTCGTCCACACCCTGGGGAATCTCACGCTCTCCGGTGACAACGCACGTCTGTCGAACCACCCCTTCCGCCGTAAGCAGGAGATCCTGGACTTCAGCGCCCTGCGGATGAACCAGAGCATTGCGGCCGAGGAACGCTGGGGCAGAGCCCAGATTCTGGCCCGCGCCGATGAACTGGCAGAGCGCGCCGTGCGGTTGTGGCCCGGTCCCGTCGAGGGCACGGTCCACGCGGACGACGAGTGGGCCGGGTGGAAGGAACTGCGGGAGGCGCTCCTCGCGATGCCGGCCGGGACCTGGACGACGTACGGCGACATCGCCGCCCTCATTGGCACGCACGCCGTGGCGGTCGGCAACTATTTGGCGTCCAAGTCCGGTGTCCATGGCGCATATCGCGTCCTGACCGCGGACGGCCGTGTCTCCGCTGGCTTCCGCTGGACCGACGACCAGCACTCTGGCGACCCGCGGGACCTGCTGGAGGCCGAGGGCATCCCCTTCGACGGAGCGGGTCGAGCCGGCCGCTCCCACCGGCTGACCACCGGGGATCTGGGAATCCTCCTCGGTAAGGACGCGTCGGAGTCGCTTGAGTCGGCGCCGGCTCAAGAACCGGATGACGAACAGCGCACAGCCGCCACCCGGTTCGAGGCGCAGCTGCGGGAGAACCAGACGGCACAGACCGTGGACGGTGTGTTGAGCGCGCTTCGCTTCTGGGAGCAGCAGGGTGGCTACCGCGCCTATGGCAGGGCAAGCGAGACCAGTTGCTTCCCGATGGTGGAGGCGGGCACCGCCCACGCCTCGCGCACCCTGTGGCCGATCGCCCTGTACCCGGTGACGGGAACGGTGGAGGTCGTCTTCCAGCACCTGAAACGCCGCCCGCCGTTCGACGACGAGCCGATGCGGTGGGCGCTGCTGACCAAGTTGAACGCGATTGACGGCATCGAACTCGCAGAGGCCAAGCTGGACTTGCGCCCCTCATTCCCTCTCGAGGTTTTCGCAGCCCACAGTGAAGAGCTCTGCACGGTACTCGAGTGGTTCGTCCATGCCGTGGCTCTCGCAGAAGCACGCCGCCCCATGGAGGACACGCCCGTCGTTCCCTGA
- a CDS encoding UvrD-helicase domain-containing protein — MATLGIHKDFLMEFAKLEKPVQKRVHEVFDKFREHRHAGLHLEKIEKARDPRIRTIRINQFMRGVVLAPESGDSFLLLKVMPHDDAIAWAVKHRATVNSATQGIELRDDVALERATAGVRGLPQPADGPLFAHVSDKDLTRLGIDADLLPLVRHLSKEAHLDSLHKILPEQQYDVLAGLAAGMEPEDVWREVVLVQLEQASLPTSQHATAVSGGDQSATASVGQDDLSAAMARSQGRIALVSGPDELMEILSRPFDAWRVFLHPSQRKVAYRPSYKGPARVTGGPGTGKTVVALHRALHLARQLPDDAPDESILLTTFTRDLATDLRGSLELLIPDDRLRAKIRVTNVDALANQIVRANRSGTPLAIITSQKDVAARWDRIARQLGIDFTDVFLDQEWRHVILAQDLRSPETYLKASRSGRGTPLGPLKRAQVWRAVEAFVGQLRKADEWTFLQVCAEAARLLEEQGAERPYRHVVIDEAQDLHPAQWRMLRALVRSGPDDLFIAGDTHQRIYGNKVSLRSLGISVTGRSTRLRINYRTTQEILAWSTELLTGRQVDDMDGGDESLIGYRSAFHGALPHTSGAKDKAAELSGLVAQVKEWNSAGVLPREIGVAVRYIQLGKEVARALDEVGVPTTVLGGGSGSGDGVRIGTMHRMKGLEFRCVAVVGVNDGIVPMRSAVTAEDTDPQQHREDMLGELSLLFVACTRAREALRVSWHGQQSPFLGTVTES, encoded by the coding sequence ATGGCGACGCTGGGAATCCACAAGGACTTCCTGATGGAGTTCGCCAAGCTGGAGAAGCCGGTCCAGAAGCGCGTTCACGAAGTCTTCGACAAGTTCCGGGAACACCGGCACGCGGGACTCCATCTGGAGAAGATCGAGAAGGCTCGCGACCCCCGCATCCGAACCATCCGCATCAACCAGTTCATGCGCGGAGTCGTCCTGGCCCCCGAGTCGGGAGACAGCTTTCTGCTCCTGAAAGTCATGCCCCACGACGACGCCATCGCCTGGGCCGTCAAGCACCGGGCGACCGTCAACTCCGCCACCCAGGGCATCGAGCTACGTGACGACGTCGCCCTCGAACGGGCGACCGCCGGTGTTCGCGGACTGCCCCAGCCAGCCGACGGGCCCCTCTTCGCTCATGTCTCCGACAAGGACCTGACCAGGTTGGGCATCGACGCCGACCTGCTGCCCCTGGTACGGCACCTCAGCAAGGAGGCCCACCTCGACTCCCTGCACAAGATCCTCCCAGAGCAGCAGTACGACGTACTGGCCGGTCTCGCCGCAGGCATGGAACCGGAGGACGTCTGGCGCGAGGTGGTGCTCGTCCAGCTGGAACAGGCGTCTCTCCCCACATCCCAGCACGCCACTGCCGTGTCGGGCGGCGACCAGTCGGCGACGGCGTCTGTCGGTCAGGACGATCTCTCGGCTGCCATGGCCCGTTCACAGGGCAGGATCGCTCTGGTGTCGGGCCCCGATGAGCTGATGGAGATCCTCTCGCGGCCCTTTGATGCCTGGCGGGTGTTCCTGCATCCGAGCCAGCGGAAGGTCGCCTACCGGCCGTCGTACAAGGGCCCGGCTCGAGTCACCGGCGGCCCCGGCACCGGAAAGACCGTGGTCGCTCTGCACCGTGCACTCCATCTGGCACGGCAGCTCCCGGATGACGCACCCGACGAGTCGATTCTGCTCACCACCTTCACCAGGGACCTCGCAACAGACCTTCGAGGCAGTCTCGAACTACTCATCCCCGACGATCGCCTGAGGGCGAAGATCCGCGTCACCAACGTGGATGCTCTTGCCAACCAGATCGTGAGGGCGAACCGCAGCGGCACCCCTCTGGCCATCATCACTAGCCAGAAGGATGTCGCGGCTCGCTGGGACCGCATCGCGCGGCAACTGGGAATCGACTTCACCGACGTCTTCCTCGACCAGGAGTGGCGGCACGTCATACTCGCCCAGGACCTGCGCTCGCCCGAGACCTACCTGAAGGCATCCCGCAGCGGGCGCGGTACTCCCCTAGGCCCGTTGAAACGCGCGCAGGTGTGGCGCGCCGTCGAAGCCTTCGTCGGGCAGCTGCGGAAAGCCGACGAGTGGACCTTCCTGCAGGTGTGCGCGGAAGCCGCTCGGCTGTTGGAGGAACAGGGAGCCGAACGGCCGTACCGTCATGTGGTGATCGACGAGGCACAGGACCTGCATCCGGCCCAGTGGCGAATGCTGAGAGCTCTGGTCCGGTCCGGCCCCGACGACCTGTTCATCGCCGGTGACACTCATCAGCGCATTTACGGCAACAAGGTATCGCTCCGCAGCCTTGGCATTTCGGTCACGGGACGCTCCACCCGTCTGCGGATCAACTACCGGACCACACAGGAGATCCTTGCCTGGTCAACCGAGCTGCTGACGGGTAGGCAGGTCGACGACATGGACGGAGGCGACGAGTCGTTGATCGGCTATCGATCGGCCTTCCACGGCGCTCTTCCGCATACAAGCGGCGCCAAGGACAAGGCCGCCGAACTTTCCGGTCTGGTGGCTCAAGTCAAGGAGTGGAACAGCGCCGGCGTCCTGCCTCGTGAGATCGGCGTTGCCGTGCGGTACATCCAGCTGGGCAAGGAGGTGGCCCGCGCTCTGGACGAAGTCGGTGTGCCGACAACAGTCCTGGGCGGTGGGTCGGGAAGCGGTGACGGGGTTCGGATCGGGACGATGCATCGCATGAAGGGGCTGGAATTCCGCTGCGTTGCCGTCGTCGGCGTCAACGACGGCATCGTCCCCATGCGCAGCGCCGTCACTGCGGAGGACACCGACCCCCAGCAGCACCGAGAGGACATGCTGGGCGAGCTGAGCCTGCTCTTCGTCGCCTGCACTCGGGCCCGAGAGGCGCTCAGGGTCTCCTGGCATGGGCAGCAGAGCCCGTTTCTCGGCACGGTCACGGAGTCGTAG